A portion of the Sus scrofa isolate TJ Tabasco breed Duroc chromosome 5, Sscrofa11.1, whole genome shotgun sequence genome contains these proteins:
- the CYP27B1 gene encoding 25-hydroxyvitamin D-1 alpha hydroxylase, mitochondrial isoform X1 yields the protein MTQTLKLASRVFHRVCRAPELGSRGSDSAPRGLADLPGPSTPGFLAELFCKGGLSRLHELQVQGAARFGPVWLASFGKVRTVYVAAPTLVEQLLRQEGPLPERCSFSPWTEHRRRRQRSCGLLTAEGEEWQRLRSLLAPLLLRPQAAARYAGTLHDVVQDLVRRLRSQRGLGAGPPALVRDVAGEFYKFGLEGIAAVLLGSRLGCLEPEVPPDTETFIRAVGSVFVSTLLTMAMPSWLHRLVPGPWARLCRDWDQMFAFAQEHVERREAEAAMKSQGKPEEDLGSGAHLTYFLFREELPAPSILGNVTELLLAGVDTVSNTLSWALYELSRHPEVQMALHSEIKTALGPSSSAHPSATVLSQLPLLKAVVKEVLRLYPVVPGNSRVPDKDICVGDYIIPKNTLVTLCHYATSRDPAQFPEPNSFRPARWLGECPAPHPFASLPFGFGKRSCMGRRLAELELQMLWPRS from the exons ATGACCCAAACCCTCAAGCTCGCTTCCAGAGTGTTCCATCGCGTCTGCCGTGCTCCTGAGCTGGGTTCCAGAGGCTCCGACTCAGCGCCTCGGGGATTGGCCGACCTCCCAGGCCCCTCCACGCCTGGTTTCCTTGCCGAACTTTTCTGCAAGGGGGGTCTGTCACGGCTGCACGAGCTACAG GTGCAGGGTGCCGCGCGCTTTGGCCCAGTGTGGTTGGCCAGTTTCGGGAAGGTGCGCACGGTGTACGTGGCGGCCCCTACGCTCGTCGAGCAGCTGCTACGACAGGAGGGACCCTTGCCCGAGCGCTGCAGCTTCTCACCCTGGACGGAGCACCGTCGCCGACGCCAGCGGTCTTGCGGACTGCTCACCGC GGAAGGTGAAGAATGGCAGAGGCTCCGCAGTCTCCTGGCCCCGTTGCTCCTCCGGCCTCAAGCGGCAGCCCGCTATGCCGGGACCCTGCATGACGTGGTCCAGGACCTTGTGCGGCGACTGCGGAGCCAGCGGGGACTGGGCGCTGGGCCTCCCGCCCTGGTTCGGGACGTGGCAGGAGAGTTTTATAAGTTTGGACTAGAAG GCATTGCGGCGGTGCTGTTGGGTTCCCGCCTGGGCTGCCTGGAACCCGAAGTGCCGCCAGACACAGAGACCTTCATCCGCGCGGTGGGATCGGTGTTTGTGTCCACGCTCCTGACCATGGCGATGCCCAGCTGGCTGCACCGCCTCGTGCCGGGACCCTGGGCCCGCCTCTGCCGCGACTGGGACCAGATGTTTGCATTTG CCCAGGAGCACGTGGAGCGGCGAGAGGCCGAGGCTGCCATGAAGAGCCAGGGAAAGCCTGAGGAGGACTTGGGATCTGGGGCGCACCTGACCTACTTCCTCTTCCGGGAAGAGCTGCCAGCCCCGTCCATCCTGGGGAATGTGACAGAGTTGCTACTGGCTGGAGTGGACACG GTGTCCAACACACTCTCCTGGGCTCTCTATGAACTCTCTCGGCACCCTGAAGTCCAGATGGCACTCCATTCTGAGATCAAAACTGCTTTGGGCCCCAGCTCCAGTGCCCACCCATCAGCCACTGTTCTATCCCAGCTGCCCCTGCTTAAGGCAGTGGTCAAGGAAGTGCTAAG ACTGTACCCTGTGGTACCTGGAAACTCCCGTGTGCCAGACAAAGACATTTGTGTGGGTGACTACATTATCCCCAAAAAT ACACTGGTCACTCTGTGTCACTATGCCACTTCAAGGGACCCTGCCCAGTTCCCAGAGCCAAATTCTTTTCGTCCAGC
- the METTL1 gene encoding tRNA (guanine-N(7)-)-methyltransferase yields MAGAETRDAAEAEASQPQKRYYRQRAHSNPMADHTLCYPVKPEDMDWSELYPEFFTPPTQNQSHDDPKDEKEKRAQAQVEFADIGCGYGGLLVALSPLFPDTLMLGLEIRVKVSDYVQDRIRALRAAPGGGFQNIACLRSNAMKHLPNFFRKGQLTKMFFLFPDPHFKRTKHKWRIISPTLLAEYAYVLSVGGLVYTITDVLELHDWMCTHFEGHPLFERVPLEELSEDPIVGHLGTSTEEGKKVLRNGGKNFPAIFRRIQDPTLQAVTPSPTPPGH; encoded by the exons ATGGCGGGTGCCGAGACTCGGGACGCGGCAGAAGCCGAAGCCTCGCAGCCTCAGAAGCGCTACTATCGACAGCGGGCTCACTCCAACCCCATGGCAGACCATACACTGTGCTA CCCTGTGAAGCCAGAGGACATGGACTGGTCTGAGCTATATCCAGAGTTCTTCACTCCACCGACTCAAAATCAGAGCCACGATGACccaaaagatgagaaagaaaagagagctcAGGCCCAAGTGGAGTTTGCAGACATAGGCTGTGGTTATGGTGGCCTGTTAG TGGCACTGTCACCGCTGTTCCCAGACACACTGATGCTGGGTCTGGAGATCCGGGTGAAAGTCTCAGACTATGTACAAGATCGGATTCGGGCCCTACGAGCAGCTCCTGGAGGTGGCTTCCAGAACATCGCCTGTCTCCGTAGCAATGCCATGAAACATCTTCCTAACTTCTTCCGCAAAGGCCAG CTGACAAAGatgttcttcctcttccctgaCCCACATTTCAAGCGGACAAAGCACAAGTGGCGAATCATCAGCCCCACACTGCTGGCAGAATATGCCTATGTGCTGAGTGTTGGG GGGCTGGTATATACCATAACTGACGTGCTGGAGCTACATGACTGGATGTGCACCCATTTTGAAGGGCACCCCCTGTTTGAGCGTGTGCCTTTGGAGGAGCTG AGTGAAGACCCCATTGTGGGACATCTGGGCACCTCAACCGAGGAGGGAAAGAAAGTTCTACGCAATGGAGGGAAGAATTTCCCAGCCATCTTCCGAAGGATACAGGATCCCACCCTCCAGGCAGTGACCCCTAGTCCCACCCCTCCTGGTCACTGA